Within Planococcus citri chromosome 2, ihPlaCitr1.1, whole genome shotgun sequence, the genomic segment GAATGTCAACTCCATTAAACATCCAACTGAATCTTTCGTCTGAAGGGGGAGATTAGGTATAGATTAGCAATCTTGATAGTATTTTAGTTAAGTTTATTACTTTTCAACACTTACAGGTCCACTTATAGTTCCAGAACCCAATAAATCTCCTGGTCTCATGTTACAGCCGGTTATGGCATGATGGCACAATTGTTGTTTAGCAGTCCAATACAAGTATTTGTAATTCGATTGGCTTAATTTGGTTAGAGAAGTATCAGCTAAAGGCAAGAATGCGGAATTAGAAATGAATATTAATGTAATATATGAAATCATTAAAGCAGTCCATTCTAAAACTCCACTagcaaacaatttgaaattattttcatttagcGAGAAAATGTCCCCATTTTCATTTCGTATGATTCCAAaacaattaattgaaaaaatgaccagttttatggaattaattttgaattaatacGCTCCCAACCTCCATTACCACCTTACCATTTCCCATTCAATGAATGTTTTCTCATATTAGAGGGTCtgaaaagtaaactttttttttgttgcaaaaaattgaagtaaaatcgtatttaggtaggtacatcagaAAATTCGCATCTTTCTTATGCTTAAAGAAGAAATTCCAACGACAGAAAACTGTTTGAACTAAgcaaagaaaatcaaatttcaagagcctgtcaatttttcgacttttgataaattttagaaaatcaaatataCTTAAGCCAGGAAtggatggaaaaaaatcgaaatgtcatcaaattgacccaaaaatctaatattttgatttgaactattttgagcaATTGTGGAGCATTCAGCAgagttttggaaattgaaatttccacaaagattttaccaaaatgaagttggtTGCTATATCTGGAATCCTGGATGTTCCagatattcgaaaattttcataaaaccaAACAAAGGTACATTTTTCCAGCGATtccacaattgaaaatttgaaaaattccgtgaTTCAGTGTACCGAAGtagttgacgaaaaaaaatctaaaattcagtttatcctctattttcaacatgccaaatcgactagAGATGGTTTCAAGTCTGTTTGGAgattccagcaactttttaaagattccagttttcaaaaaaaaaaaaaatcgctctaAAATCTCATTAATTCAACTTCAGTGtcgattctgaaaaaatggcgTGTGATCGTTCAAGTGAGTCATTAATAAGTACTAATCACGATTTTGTACGCGTTcaagttgaataaattaaatgattcttaagaaaatttttgaaacctgtaatttcccaaaaatgagcCTCGAGGATCCTGAACGACTTCAAACCaatccaatcgactcagcatgtagAAATTTGGATATACagtaaattttagtaatttttaaaaaaaatgtgtggaaagtccaacttgaaaaaaatctgcagAAGATTccaaaacttctcaaaacggtttgCAGTCGTATTTGAGAATTATTGTGACGTGAAGTTGGTGGGTCGAAAATGGAGtgggtacctacgtataaaatttcagattcctgAAATCCTCTTAATGGTAAACTTCtgattttcatccatttttaacccgaattttattttcaaaaattcaccaaaaatccaaaaatgcacttcagtacCCGAAATTTGGACCAATAATGTATTTTTACACGACTCTTCCAAATTTAGCTTTatcaaattcgtaaaattttatgcTAGTCGCTCTGCTTCAGTCAATTTCCCGTTATTTTAAGAGAATATAATGCTGCTCACTCTTTAGATGCGCTTCTAGCACGAtatcaaaattataattatctTCATGACGCAGGTAAGGCAAAGGAACAGGATCCTGCTTCatattttcagtcaaaaaaggTTGCAAAGCTTCCATAGTGACAATCCAGGGCGATATAGTGGAAGCAAAATTTTTCGCCAAGAAAGGTCCCAATGGTACCATCTCCCATAGTTGGACATCTCTagctgaaaaatttccatcggaTAAATATACAGCATAATACCTATGCATCGTGTACAATGATTATGAGCTGAATTAATTCTTTTACCACTCCAATCGTTTAAAATAACGACTCCAAAAATATTATCTTGGACGGTATCAATATCCATCGTAGTTCCCAGTTTGTTCAACGGTCCACCGAGAAAAACACCTACTTCGAGCTCGAAATCCAGTCTCTTTGTTGGCTGTAGAGTTGGTTCAGGTTGAGCAGGGTTTTCGATAATCTGACCTACTGGCCGTTTGACCGGCGTACCAGATATGCAAATGGAAGAAGACCGACCGTGGTAAGCAATTGGAATATGTCTCCTGAAAACTGAATATTATACGAGGTCTGCTTTTAACGTATAGGTATAAGATCTCATTGTATCTGCAAACGTACCAATTTGACTTCAATATGGCCATGTTGAACATCAGACTGCAATTATAAGCGTGGTAGTAAGAGGAGAAGAAATCCGAATAATCTCCTATTTGAGCTGGTAAATGCATTTTCGCTTCACTTTGAGGTACAAAGACGCtgaaaattggataaaattacACTAGATTCAATATGGTTCAGGTGAAACTTCTAAGGGTGTCGTTTTCGAAAGGGTTGTTTTCAATTCACAGATtatagtcaacatttttttctcatcgtcaTGACTGAATCAAGTGATCTTCAAAGGAAGCAAAATACCCATAGATTTTAGAGAAGTTCgagaatgtcaattttttagctgaaaattctGCATTTATTACATTAAAATGCCCCTTCAATTCCTAGAGCCGGCAAACCAATTAACTCCAGTGTAGTTAGGGTTGCTTGCTGAATTATCAGGCAAATCACTAAGCTCCTAATCAGTCTTTTAGTTTGAGATTAGTTCATGTCACGAACGAGGAACGAAGTTTCCTTCCAAACCCTTCAATACGTACAATGAGGTTGCTCACCCTTTATTACGATTGGAGCTGTTTTCTTTGGCTAGATACGATTGCAAACTTTGCCTGGCTTCGATCCAGTACGGCTTCCCCAAGGCCATAAAATCATTAAGAGTGGTCTATTCGAGAAAcccaaaaagaaaacaaacatcAGCTGATCAAACATCACAACAAACATCTTCCTTATTACAAACAGATAAAACTGAATATCTACCTGTTTAAAAACATCAGTTTTTCCTTTGAGTAGAGGTCCCTGAAAGACGCCATTACTCTTCTTCAAATCCAGTATCAAATCTCCAATGGCCACTCCAATACGAGGGGTTCCCTAAGAATACATTGACTATTACTGATATATTTAGATGAGTATAGATAAGGGCATGGAGATCACTCTATCTATCTAGTTAATATAAAAACATAATGTAAGCCTTACGTCGTCTTTAGTCGAGAACACTCCATACGGTAAATTTTCAATAGGAAAATCGCAATCCGGCGAATAATCCACGAAACTGGTCTTACTCATGTTGAAGAGCTCGCAAAATTTAGTCCAAAAGTATGGCAAGTAAGTAATCGCGGTACCGATATAACGCACACACGGTGTGACCTCGAGAGCAACTTCACACTAACACTGTTTCCGTTTTCTTCGGATACCGACGAATGTCTAACTAAACGAATTTCTTCACCTTTCACCTCGCTCCCTGTAAGCGCCGCCGTCGATTAATTATAAACACTGGCGCGTTCTAACAAGCCAGTGCCACAGTATTATCAGTTTGATAACACGACCAGGCCGAAACAACATAGTTTATTCGAGCAATAAATCTCATCTCGCGtgtttttcttcgattttcttTTACATTTTCTGACACATAAAAATGTAGATATCTCCTATGCAATGATACTAAATCACACGATAAATacgaaagtttttttctttttcaatcgtCATCACGAATATCAAAACGTACAGAGCATACTGATCGAAGAAATGAGTAAAAGTGAGAAAGTTTTTGTACCCTTGGGATGTGCAGTGTGCACTTTACTCTctacgaataggtacctatactgtattaaatacataggtacgaaAAGAAAGAATATTGTGTATAAAGATGCGTGAAAATGGCCACATAACTACTATGCTGAGAACCAAGAACCAGCTATGTAAATAAAACACCGCTACGATACGTTCGGATAATCGATCAAGCGTATCAAAAACTGGACGAGAAAATCTCATTTACCTACGTTTTAGGTTTATTTTGTTTCTACGCGAGTTGCGTTTCCAATCGCGTTGCCCAAGTTCGCTGGTTATTAACGCAACTAGCACTGGCAATGCATACCGATCATGTCCTTTAAGCATTCCATACCTCTGTATAAACTCTTGGTATAGGTAGGTTTGGATATTGAGTACCTAGGAAGTGGTCAATGGTCAAACGCCTTGAAAATGACCCATACACCGTGAACTTCCATACGTGCATTGGTTACTGTCTGCTGGAAATTCGAATCccgaaaagcaaaaatttatattttttttcttatggagGTCTCCGCTGAATTTGGTGGAAACTAAATCATCTGACATTTGGGTTTTCGCAATTAACCTTATACGTACAATAGGTACATCGGTGAAGTTTTCTACAAGAAATGGATTTtgtaatcttgaaaaaaaatcattctatgccccccccccggccaaaaaatcaccgaaaacttgacaaatattctgatttttcattaaGAAAATTCTTTTAGAAatggaacgaaaaaacatcGTACGATaacataacttttttttttaaatcgaaaacaAGAAGAAATTCGACCTGCTCGATGGTTTTCTCACATCACCAGTGTAACCATCAAAAAATCCATATCCTATAATTACGAATGTCCGCATGTATACAAAGGAACAACTACCCAacaaagaaaaatgattttccataTCCTTCTGCATAGACTCTCTCCCTCCTCTTTTGCCTCCTTCATCTCACACCTTGGcgcaaaattaaaaacgaaaccattcaaattttcaaataagtaaaatttCGTTACACCGATTAAACACATTACCGCATCCATTCAAATAGTAATGTCCTTGTTTACACGGTTGTGATTTCGCATAACCTTAAACGTTCGCCTTAAGAATGGCTAAAAGAAagattttacgtgtttttaaCACGGTGCCGGTGTCGGCGGTGCTGCGTCGTTAAACGACGAATCCGTTTAAAGTGTACATCCTATCGAATACTTATTGAGAAATTACTCGTCCTCTTTGTAATCAATTGTATTATGTAAGGCCGATTGCACCGCTTTAGGCCTAAAGGTGGCAAGGGGAATGTGATCGTGGTGGTATCGTCCATAGGGTCGCCCCACACGAGACATTTGACGACCTCGATCTGTCACCAGCTACAAGACAATTTACCACCGGGTTCGACATATGGCACCATGTACATAGTTTTATACACACTATACCTACTACGCATGTAAtaatatggtgaaaaaaaaacaaaacaaaacaacacaAAATAGAACGTTTTGTCATAATCGTTTATGTATTAAGTTCGTGATCTGGACATGGTAATTTATACGGTCGAACGCATGCGCGATGGAGGAATTTCAGATCGCCTCTTTGATCAGTGTCGATTTTTCCCCGAACCCAGTACTAAATTTTAGATTATAATGGAAATTGTTTCGCTATGTGTAATTTCGATGTATTTCGGTGCAGTGCAGTTTGCCATTATGATGATGATCGCGTTACATCCTGCATCATCTTACATCTACAATGTCGGCGTCAACGGTGAGTTTtcttcattcaaaattcaaagctAATTAGTCGCTTTTCGAGTGTTGTGAAGTTGATTTCCGAGATTTTTTTCGTCATCTGTATggatgtttgttttttttcgaaatcgacgttattttcgtttttgatttaTGTGCTTTCTTATCGCGAGTGAAATTCATGTTTATTTGGTAACTTTTATccttttttcgtcaaaaaataatatctttATCGGAtggattttttcctatttttttttttcagttgtggTAAACAAGTTGATATCAAACTGCCAAGtaatatatttcgaaaattatcagttgttaaaaaaagttcaacgcCTTAAGAGATTTGGacgaatttttcagcaaaaaaaaatccactattACTGCttgatatttttctgaaatttttccaaaaaaaacaaaaatatttcatcgaaaattaccAACAGAACTTGAAAACTTAAGTAATCAATAAAGAATCCTAAAATGTGAgcttaaaattaggtaggtagctaggtacctacataataaatcaAGTAggcaattttaaaatacatacttacctatctaatgtctatttataaaataattataattaaatcCTACAGCCACCAATTTCAACTCAAACTTCATCAACTTAATCAATATTAGAATTCAACGACATTTTCTTATTCCTTTCTATATTCATTATTACCTTTTTAAATCAACTAAAAAGATCAttccacgaaatttttttaatcattttcactttcattGACAAGAACGATTCACGAATAAAAGTCTAGTAAGTAGTAGGCAAGTTTAAAATTCCATCCCTATTGGTTACGTTAACCAGGAGCGGGCTCCATAGACTTGAATTTTAgcaagtttttgccctcgcttcgcttaagcaggtttgtatttcttttctttcaaaattgaaatttttagttagctatttaatattcaaattctaaactgggaagtcaaaaaaaatatacccagcatttaaaaaaacatgacttATCATCtctaaaaatacgaatttttgaaagcattcGCCCTCGTTTCGTTTGGGcttctatgttttttttaaattgaactttcaaaataatatatcattaaaattttaagaaaatgtcTCGAAACAAGGTTTTGCCGTCATTTCACtcgggtctgtttgcttttcattttcaaaattaacatttttaaaactcattcgaattctaaaattttggatcaatacaaataaacaaatttttaaaacattgtttttaccttttcgaaacccaaatttttgaaagcttttgcccttgcttcgctcgggccaattccTATCttcaaactagaaaaaaaaatccttattgaaacttccataaattcaaaagagaaaataacaatttttcaatgaacctTACTtgattggcaaaattgtcatttcatcttaaaaactcctcattttattcggcaaaattggtatttttttcataccagTCTGAAAATTGtcagtcacccccccccctcccctcccacaaAAAACCACTCCAGTTTTTTCTTGTAAGTATGACAGTACAATTTTCgcgaaatcgaataaaaaagcaaaaaaaaatcagttgtaCAACTCACATGATTCAAGTATccaaacttgataaaaaaagaGGAGGAGTTTTGAGGAGGAGGGTGAACTTTTGAGAGCCCCATTCGGTGCATTCACCAGGTGCCCAAATCGACCAAGTCCGTGTCTGCACTAAACCAAGCCCAAGTACCAAATCCCAGAATTGTGATAGACCATTGATGccaagttttttctttgttcAAAGGAAGATCAagctaaaaaatcaaaattcgaaatcaacgcatttaaaaatcaaacaaaccatAAGACActcaaatttctcatttttaaaatttttattttgaaatctaaAGCTTTTAGGGTAACTTGAATggcttttatcaaaaaagtaaattgaaattcgaaatcaaattttagtgGAACAATACTTGaggcttttaattttttttttttttttgattcaaccaAAATTAAAACAGATGTAGGTACCCGTTTTGAGTGGACCAAGATTTCCAGATGCGTATTATGCATATATTCAGATTTATTTAATACACTATGAAAAATTTGTCcactattttttttcgtattttcaagaAGTATTTTGCAAATACATATGactcacatttcaaaaattaggttccctcaaaaaagttcaactatgagcgttgaaattttttaaaaaacaaaattccttttcaactcattttataGCTGTATAAACAGATTTATTTGAACTTCAATCGCCCACTTGACAAGGCTCCGAAATTGGGACCTGACACGAAAAATTGGAACAATACAAAAATATTGAGACAtcattcaaaattggaaaacctGGGACCTGAAATGGATCATTCTGGTGTGAAATGACCtatcaactttcaaagtttccagcctaaaaaaattcttttcagaGAAACATGTACAGCTAGAGCATCAAATAAAATGtttagatgaattttgaaaataatcagacTACAACTCGACTGCTCTATTTTCAAATAGTCAAAGAATCACACTTCAAGTATCATATTTTTAGGTGTTACAGATTTTTGGGTTCGGTACCTtgaaaggaaaagaaaattacctaacaagggaacctcttgaggtgtccgccttcgatttgaacgggaccgtgatttttagaaagagcatggtcaaaaacccccaaaaccaaattttcagctgcccaacttcatatctcggtatttggcgaacgtttgaaaattcaaaattgactgtttttggtgatttatacttttttcaaaaaagtacgtatatgatcagtgaaaatgatcaaaataaatcctaaaactgatattaattctccaaatccaaatttcgccatttccagccattctggaacctccagcgcaatttttcaatttctccagaattttcaatatgcttcagaaggcgtgaatatgaagttgggcagctaaaaatcgagttgtgtgttataatcgacctgtttaacgaatttatccacatttgagccgattctgaaggagacacctcaagagtggctttttgaccagctttttttacaataaaaatatccaaaaattaaaaggaaaGCTCCAAAAAGGCTGGAAATGTCGAGATTCACTCTcttggggttagttcatgacgaaatactgcgattcgcgataatttcgaaaacattctcgcaaacgggaaatttcttatttttggatatttttttattttgaaattttttttttcaaaaaaccactcttgaggtgtcccctccagaatcggctcaaatgtggataaactcggtaaacaggtcgagcataacacacaactcgatttttatttGCCCAGGTTCATATcgacgccttctggagcaatttaaaaattctggagaaattgaaaaatcgcgctggaggctctagaatggctggaaatggcgaaatttgccctcgtggggttagttcatgacaaaatactgcaattcgcgcaaatttcaataatttcctcaaaaatgggaaatttttgatttttgaatatttttattttggaaaaaaagctggtcaaaaaaccgtTCTTGAGGTGTCTCCTctagaatcggctcaaatgtggacaAATTCGTTAAagaggtcgagtataacacacaactcgattttcagctgcccaacttcatattaacgtcttctggagcaaattgaaaattctggagaaattgaaaaatcgcgctgaaggctccagaatggctggaaatgacgaaattggccctcgtggggttagttcatggcaaaatactgcgattcgcgcaaatttcaaaaattttctcgcaaacgggaaaatttttgatttttgaatatttttattttgaaaaaaagctgctcaaaaaaccacttttgattGTTACCTCAAAACCCGAGCACGAAGGAATTTCATCAGCTTAAAATCGATTTGATTACCTTCATCAAACGGTATGAAAAccatattaattttcaacaattttttaatactcctaaaatattttttctcaccTCAGCTCGcactatttttttcacaataggCTCATGAATCGTTCTTGAAATTATACATATACATtccaaaataaatacctactctcTATTTCTATTCTGGCATAAGCCGAGATGAAGCCTTACAATAGTAAATCAAACCTATCACATCCTTCAGTGAATCGTACCATCAGCCACATAAACCCGGAAGATATTACTCCATGTATCTTTGAAGTAAGTACTCAACTGAtcgaaatatgtaggtatggtatacttatacctacctcaAGTTATTACTGTTGCAAAACGGATTGCTTCATTTAATCAAGTCTAATGTGAATATTCTTAACGAGAATGGGATGTCACGGATAAGAAAGCACAGTACAGTAAACTATATTATCTACAAGTTTTAATTACTGTTTTCTAAGATTAATTCAGATAGCGCCCATGACCCTCTCTCTCTCCTCATGCATCTACCCAAACAACcggtaaaatatacctacgcaTACGTTTGCAGGATTGTTTTTCATTCTACGTACAAGTGTAATTGATTTCTCCATAgagtaattttttcgatatttgacCGCCATATGGCGTGGAAATTTATTTACTGCAATGAACCATAGCATTGCGGAAAATTAAACGTACCTGGACCtacctctaaaaaaattaaacatatttGTATCCACATAAACAATATTATAAAGAGTAGATATAGATATACGTAGATTACAATAATTCAACAATTCTCAGAAGTCAGAGCTGGTGAACTACATAGTCTATATTTATACATAAGCGTAATATACCTACAATACTCGTACAATTCCATATACTTTGTAAATTGTAACTgataatacctatttaattacgTGTGTTTAGAATGCTTCGAACGCGTGTCCATCGGTAAAAGATTTAACAGCAGCGATGTGTCACGGTCTTTTATGAACACTACGCTTAAATTATGCGACATCGAATGTGAACGGGAAATGTGTTACGCCTATGCATTTGGGTAAGTTTGTCTTGCAActgagatacctacctacctagatacGTATATAAGAAAATCCTACAAGATTGATCGCGAGAGTGATCTTTTAAACAAAATCGAAACTGAGTGATTAAGCAGGAGGCGACACTAAAATAGATAAACAAAAAgaaactaatccaccttaaacCTAAACATTGCAATATTCGTGAGTATCTGCGTAATGATGGACATTATACGGTGTGTTAATGAGCCTATAGCACTCGTATTTCATTTTGCAACGCGTTAACGCCAACTTAAAACTGCCTGTTTGAATTATATGGCTAGTTTTACGCGTCTGCGAAAACAATACCGAACCATACGTCCGTCCAACTATAAACCATGTAATTTGTTGATGTCTAAAACGTGTGAGAATGCGTTTGCACGTAAGTtaaatggaaatttaaattcaggTTCGAAGAAAACAAGGtgcaaaatgctgaaaaaattctggGGTGAGGGATTTCTAGAGCTTTGCTCAAAactgctggtaattttttgaattcagccACAGAAAAATTAATGGGTACCTAAAAATActtcaccagccaaaatttcaaaaactaaatttcattcattaattttttacgaattaattttaaaaaattatagtttGACTCCTTTTCCACAAAATAATTAGTCCAAATACGTATTTAGCTTAACTACCTGCAAATATCTATAtcccattttttccattttctttttcaaaatttactttttttgatttaatcaactttttaaaaatatttacttcgttgcactttttcaaacttttctcgAACAGAAAGACCAGCTCAAAAACATATCCACTATAAAATATTctccacctccccccccccccatcttccgctttattcaatttatttaattcgtttgtATTAAACCAAAccaaatatttccaaattttagcgatttttctcaacattataaaaaaattgagcacgctcaaaaattgtgaaaccgAAGCTTTTACATATGAACAATGAAACGGACATAAACTTAACGCCCTCTCTCACACCTACTCCGCTTCTCATATAGGTTGATAAACTATAATTGCTTCAGTTTTCCGTCAAAAATTAggctaaaaattcaaacgtttcATGACGAGAAGGAGTTGTACGAGCTTGTAAATTATTTCACAGACGCGAAACGCCGTTAAATAG encodes:
- the Faa gene encoding fumarylacetoacetase, with amino-acid sequence MSKTSFVDYSPDCDFPIENLPYGVFSTKDDGTPRIGVAIGDLILDLKKSNGVFQGPLLKGKTDVFKQTTLNDFMALGKPYWIEARQSLQSYLAKENSSNRNKGVFVPQSEAKMHLPAQIGDYSDFFSSYYHAYNCSLMFNMAILKSNWRHIPIAYHGRSSSICISGTPVKRPVGQIIENPAQPEPTLQPTKRLDFELEVGVFLGGPLNKLGTTMDIDTVQDNIFGVVILNDWSARDVQLWEMVPLGPFLAKNFASTISPWIVTMEALQPFLTENMKQDPVPLPYLRHEDNYNFDIVLEAHLKTDTSLTKLSQSNYKYLYWTAKQQLCHHAITGCNMRPGDLLGSGTISGPTKDSVGCLMELTFNARDPVTLTDGKHRTFLEDGDEVILSGYCQGQGYRVGFGKCSGKILPSDYPL